One part of the Microlunatus elymi genome encodes these proteins:
- a CDS encoding LacI family DNA-binding transcriptional regulator, whose protein sequence is MRDVAERAGVSIATVSFVVNNTKPVTDSTRKRIEEAMAELGFRRNSVARALASRQTRILALVYPALEHHLSTSGIEFITSAAREARSNDYHLVVWPVSNDAAELADLVGQGLVDGVLLMEVQLADPRVGVLQSLDSPFVLIGRTAEPSGLDYVDIDFDESIRRCVDHLWDVGHRNIALISGDQRVPSFERYGPYVRMEDAFRRIAAERHFEPVVLNTRSGAKYGREIALELSRTHPQASGVVIFGEPTVTGLLAGLRAAGRRVPDDVSVVAALAAADIAYTTDPPLTTLTSPGVELGQLAVRALLRRLSGGEPLPPELRCGEFLPGESTAAPPHVAPSA, encoded by the coding sequence ATGCGCGACGTCGCGGAGCGGGCCGGGGTGTCGATCGCGACGGTGTCGTTCGTGGTCAACAACACCAAACCGGTCACCGACTCGACCCGGAAGCGGATAGAGGAGGCCATGGCCGAACTCGGCTTCCGGCGCAACTCGGTCGCCCGTGCGCTCGCCAGTCGGCAGACCAGGATCCTGGCGCTGGTGTATCCGGCACTCGAGCATCACCTCAGCACCTCGGGAATCGAGTTCATCACCAGCGCGGCGCGGGAGGCCAGGTCGAACGACTATCACCTGGTCGTCTGGCCGGTGAGCAATGATGCCGCCGAACTGGCCGATCTGGTCGGCCAGGGTCTGGTCGACGGCGTGCTGCTGATGGAAGTCCAACTCGCCGACCCTCGAGTGGGCGTGCTGCAGTCCCTGGACTCGCCGTTCGTACTGATCGGTCGAACGGCCGAGCCGAGCGGTCTGGACTACGTCGACATCGATTTCGACGAGAGCATCCGGCGCTGCGTCGACCACCTCTGGGATGTCGGCCACCGCAACATCGCGCTGATCTCCGGCGATCAACGGGTCCCCAGCTTCGAGCGCTACGGCCCGTACGTACGGATGGAGGACGCGTTTCGTCGGATCGCCGCCGAACGACACTTCGAGCCGGTTGTCCTGAACACCCGATCCGGGGCGAAGTACGGACGCGAGATCGCGCTCGAATTGAGCCGTACGCATCCGCAGGCGAGCGGAGTCGTGATCTTCGGCGAGCCGACGGTGACCGGTCTGTTGGCCGGGTTGCGGGCAGCCGGCCGACGTGTCCCCGATGACGTCTCTGTGGTGGCGGCGTTGGCCGCCGCCGACATCGCCTACACCACCGATCCGCCGTTGACCACGTTGACCTCTCCCGGTGTCGAGCTTGGTCAGCTGGCGGTGCGCGCCCTATTGCGTCGGCTGTCCGGTGGCGAACCGCTCCCGCCGGAGCTTCGGTGTGGCGAGTTCCTGCCCGGTGAGTCGACGGCTGCGCCACCGCACGTCGCGCCGTCTGCGTAG
- a CDS encoding sugar ABC transporter substrate-binding protein has product MFKRRLMVAAAAVALTSLSLTACGGGSGGSANNKAGGKVDSLTVLDYYTDEPSHSQIADQLSKCGTAIGVAKVNHQSVPGPTLIQKVLQQASSKTLPDVLMLDNPDIQQIAQAGALAPLNDYGIDAKGYAKGPIDAATYQGKLYGLQPGANTLAIFYNKDDLSKAGVKPPTTWAELKAAAKKLTVGKRYGFAFNATADYEGAWQFLPPMWTNGGDETKLTSPQVAGALQLWKDLVDDGSVSKSVVNWKQSDVNDQFIAGKAAMMLNGPWQIPALDKAKINYGVVPFPVNTPGQTSVAPLGGEAWTVPLTGDTAKMQKAAELVKCMNTDANQLLRAKQGGIVPTKLALADQFKKEDPEMAGFVEPVANARARTGKLGPKWPDTAKVIYTGVQLVLTGQASPADAMAKAGASQ; this is encoded by the coding sequence ATGTTCAAGAGACGACTGATGGTGGCCGCCGCAGCAGTGGCCCTGACGTCATTGAGCCTGACGGCCTGCGGTGGCGGATCGGGCGGCAGTGCGAACAACAAGGCGGGTGGGAAGGTCGACAGCCTCACCGTGCTGGATTACTACACCGACGAGCCGAGTCATTCCCAGATCGCCGATCAACTGAGTAAGTGTGGCACCGCGATCGGGGTCGCCAAGGTGAACCACCAATCGGTCCCCGGACCGACACTGATCCAGAAGGTCCTGCAGCAGGCATCGTCGAAGACGCTGCCGGACGTGTTGATGCTGGACAACCCGGACATCCAGCAGATCGCCCAGGCCGGTGCGCTGGCGCCCCTAAACGATTACGGCATCGACGCCAAGGGGTATGCGAAGGGTCCGATCGACGCTGCGACCTACCAAGGCAAGCTGTACGGGCTCCAGCCGGGCGCCAACACGCTGGCGATCTTCTACAACAAGGACGATCTGAGCAAGGCCGGCGTCAAACCGCCGACGACCTGGGCGGAGTTGAAGGCGGCAGCCAAGAAACTGACGGTCGGCAAGCGTTACGGGTTCGCGTTCAACGCGACCGCCGACTACGAGGGTGCCTGGCAGTTCCTGCCGCCGATGTGGACCAACGGCGGTGACGAGACGAAGCTGACGAGCCCGCAGGTCGCGGGCGCGCTGCAGCTGTGGAAGGACCTCGTCGATGACGGCTCGGTCTCCAAGAGCGTCGTCAACTGGAAGCAGTCGGACGTCAATGATCAGTTCATCGCCGGCAAGGCCGCGATGATGTTGAACGGTCCATGGCAGATCCCCGCGCTGGACAAGGCCAAGATCAACTACGGTGTCGTCCCCTTCCCGGTCAACACCCCTGGCCAGACGTCGGTCGCGCCGCTCGGTGGCGAGGCTTGGACGGTGCCGTTGACCGGCGACACGGCGAAGATGCAGAAGGCTGCCGAGCTGGTGAAGTGCATGAACACCGACGCCAATCAGCTGCTGCGTGCCAAGCAGGGCGGCATCGTGCCGACCAAGCTCGCGCTGGCCGATCAGTTCAAGAAGGAAGATCCGGAGATGGCCGGCTTCGTCGAGCCGGTGGCCAATGCCCGCGCCCGCACCGGAAAGCTCGGCCCGAAGTGGCCGGACACCGCCAAGGTGATCTACACCGGCGTCCAGCTCGTGCTGACCGGGCAGGCAAGTCCGGCCGACGCGATGGCCAAGGCCGGGGCCAGTCAATGA
- a CDS encoding carbohydrate ABC transporter permease, producing the protein MSEAETLRATRSPQPRSSASEPKRRGLGRRGEEIAKILFVVPAAFAIVVLFGYPVVKNLLMSFQEYTLRTFITGEAPWVGLQNYLTVIKDDLFAKELANTALFTIGSIVGQFVIGMLLALFFHKHFPLNGILRALFLLPWLIPLIVGSAAWRAILEQDSGILNVTLERLGVITEPVPWLTSPDVALIAVILVNIWLGIPFNLTLLYSGLQAIPDELYEAGSLDGATGWKAFWHITWPNLRAVVNVVLMLGVIYTLKVIDLILGLTQGGPANATQTIAIQSYQRSFVEFKFGEGAALSNILIVISLVFAIVYVRANRRQVDE; encoded by the coding sequence ATGTCGGAGGCCGAGACGCTGCGCGCAACCCGCAGTCCCCAGCCCAGATCGTCCGCCTCGGAGCCCAAGCGGCGGGGGCTCGGGCGCCGGGGTGAGGAGATCGCGAAGATCTTGTTCGTTGTCCCGGCGGCTTTCGCAATCGTAGTGTTGTTCGGCTACCCGGTGGTGAAGAACCTGCTGATGAGCTTCCAGGAATACACCCTGCGGACCTTCATCACCGGGGAAGCGCCCTGGGTCGGGTTGCAGAACTACCTGACGGTGATCAAGGACGATCTCTTCGCCAAGGAGCTGGCCAACACCGCGCTGTTCACGATCGGATCGATCGTCGGACAGTTCGTGATCGGCATGCTGCTGGCGTTGTTCTTCCACAAGCACTTCCCGCTCAACGGCATCCTTCGGGCCCTGTTCCTGCTGCCCTGGTTGATCCCCTTGATCGTCGGGAGTGCGGCCTGGCGGGCGATTCTCGAGCAGGACAGCGGGATCCTCAATGTCACCTTGGAACGCCTGGGAGTGATCACCGAACCGGTGCCTTGGCTGACCTCGCCCGACGTTGCGTTGATCGCGGTGATCTTGGTCAACATCTGGCTCGGCATCCCGTTCAATCTGACCTTGCTGTACAGCGGTTTGCAGGCGATTCCCGATGAGCTGTACGAGGCGGGCTCGCTGGACGGTGCGACCGGGTGGAAGGCGTTCTGGCACATCACCTGGCCGAATCTGAGAGCGGTGGTGAATGTGGTGCTGATGCTCGGCGTGATCTACACCCTGAAGGTGATCGACCTGATCCTCGGCCTGACTCAGGGCGGCCCGGCGAACGCGACGCAGACGATCGCGATCCAGTCGTATCAGCGGTCGTTCGTCGAGTTCAAGTTCGGTGAGGGTGCGGCGCTCAGCAACATTCTGATCGTGATCTCACTGGTGTTCGCGATCGTGTACGTCCGTGCCAACCGTCGCCAGGTCGACGAGTAG
- a CDS encoding carbohydrate ABC transporter permease, giving the protein MTLTHQQRLVVRRTGRGLRTAVAIVLLAAMLFPVYWMVNTSFQPSGNTLSATFFPAHPSLQGYSAAIHDQGQNLITSLIIAIGTVALTLLVATPCAYALAQFRFRWISWALLAILISQMIPGIVIANALYTLYENIGLLNSIPGLIIANSASTIPFGILIMRSFMLGVPPSIVEAARVDGAGLVRAFLSIVVPISRNSLITAGLFAFLFAWGDFLYALTLTTKGNIVPVTLGIYTYLGAHISNWSAVMATAIMASIPAIILLVIAQKFIAAGATGGAVK; this is encoded by the coding sequence ATGACGCTCACTCACCAGCAGCGGTTGGTGGTCCGGCGGACGGGTCGTGGCTTGCGTACGGCGGTTGCGATCGTGTTGCTCGCAGCGATGCTGTTCCCCGTCTACTGGATGGTCAACACGTCCTTCCAACCCAGCGGAAACACCTTGTCCGCAACATTCTTTCCCGCACATCCGAGCTTGCAGGGCTATTCCGCGGCTATTCATGATCAAGGTCAGAATCTGATCACGAGTCTGATCATCGCCATCGGTACGGTGGCACTGACTCTGCTGGTCGCAACACCCTGCGCGTACGCACTGGCGCAGTTCCGGTTCCGTTGGATCAGTTGGGCGCTGCTGGCGATCTTGATCTCCCAGATGATCCCGGGGATCGTGATTGCGAACGCGCTCTACACGCTGTACGAGAACATCGGACTGTTGAACTCGATCCCAGGATTGATCATCGCCAACTCGGCCAGCACCATTCCCTTCGGGATCTTGATCATGCGTTCGTTCATGCTCGGGGTTCCGCCGTCGATCGTCGAAGCGGCGCGGGTCGACGGAGCCGGGCTCGTGCGTGCCTTCTTGTCCATCGTGGTGCCGATCAGCCGTAACTCGTTGATCACGGCCGGGTTGTTCGCGTTCCTGTTCGCCTGGGGCGACTTCCTGTACGCGCTCACGTTGACGACCAAGGGCAACATCGTCCCGGTGACGCTCGGCATCTACACCTATCTCGGAGCGCACATCTCCAACTGGAGCGCGGTGATGGCCACCGCGATCATGGCCTCGATCCCGGCGATCATCCTGTTGGTCATCGCCCAGAAGTTCATCGCAGCCGGCGCGACCGGAGGAGCGGTCAAGTGA